A part of Streptomyces sp. NBC_01235 genomic DNA contains:
- a CDS encoding maltokinase N-terminal cap-like domain-containing protein: MAETVTLSGKTSPGLLASLDPLLREWLPRQRWFAGKGRPVTGFSLVAATELLPVGARLGLYHLLVRAEQGAGPGDCYQLLIGVRQALPPRLAPALIGHVTQGPLAGRTVFDALYDTRPAEVLLEAMRTRARIGGLRCERDPEQEIRSGLVPRRLTGEQSNSSVVYGDTFILKLLRRVVPGVNPDLELPLALAREGCPRVPAPTAWMEAHLEGEPYVLAVLQPYVQGAADGWELALRELAKGEDFAAEARALGRATAEVHGALARALPTATLGHAQIQPMVDGMAVRLDAAAQAVPALRPYAPALRTAFTALSDLAAEGHTWTAQRVHGDLHLGQVLRAASGEWSLIDFEGEPARPLAERRMPQPAVRDVAGMLRSFDYAAHSADPPAPGWAHACRGAYCSGYAEVAGVDPRTDPVLLRAYETDKAVYEVVYEARHRPDWLPVPLSAIHRLAAPDLP, translated from the coding sequence ATGGCGGAAACGGTCACACTCTCCGGCAAGACGAGCCCCGGCCTCCTCGCGTCGCTGGACCCCCTGCTGCGGGAGTGGCTGCCGCGGCAGCGCTGGTTCGCCGGCAAGGGGCGTCCGGTCACCGGGTTCTCGCTGGTGGCGGCCACCGAGCTGCTCCCGGTCGGCGCCCGGCTGGGCCTCTACCACCTGTTGGTGCGCGCCGAGCAGGGCGCCGGTCCCGGCGACTGCTACCAGCTCCTGATCGGCGTTCGCCAGGCCTTGCCACCCCGGCTGGCGCCCGCGCTGATCGGGCACGTGACACAGGGGCCACTGGCCGGGCGGACCGTGTTCGACGCCCTGTACGACACCCGGCCCGCCGAGGTGCTGCTGGAGGCGATGCGCACCCGGGCCCGGATCGGCGGACTGCGCTGCGAGCGGGACCCGGAGCAGGAGATCCGGTCGGGGCTGGTCCCGCGCCGGCTGACGGGCGAGCAGTCGAACTCGTCCGTCGTCTATGGAGATACGTTCATCCTGAAGCTTCTGCGCCGGGTCGTGCCCGGCGTCAACCCCGACCTGGAACTGCCGCTGGCGCTGGCCCGCGAGGGCTGCCCCCGGGTGCCCGCGCCGACGGCCTGGATGGAGGCGCACCTCGAGGGGGAGCCGTACGTCCTGGCCGTGCTCCAGCCGTATGTGCAGGGCGCGGCCGACGGCTGGGAGCTGGCGCTGCGGGAGCTGGCCAAGGGCGAGGACTTCGCCGCGGAGGCGCGGGCGCTGGGGCGGGCCACCGCCGAGGTGCACGGGGCGCTGGCCCGGGCGCTGCCCACGGCGACGCTGGGGCACGCGCAGATACAGCCGATGGTCGACGGCATGGCCGTCCGCCTCGACGCGGCCGCGCAGGCCGTGCCCGCGCTGCGCCCGTACGCGCCGGCGCTGCGCACCGCCTTCACCGCGCTGTCCGACCTCGCGGCCGAGGGCCACACCTGGACCGCTCAGCGCGTCCACGGCGACCTGCACCTCGGGCAGGTCCTGCGCGCGGCCTCCGGGGAGTGGTCGCTGATCGACTTCGAGGGGGAGCCGGCCCGGCCGCTGGCCGAGCGGCGGATGCCGCAGCCCGCCGTGCGGGACGTGGCGGGCATGCTGCGCTCCTTCGACTACGCGGCCCACTCGGCCGACCCTCCGGCCCCGGGCTGGGCGCACGCCTGCCGGGGGGCCTACTGTTCCGGGTACGCCGAGGTGGCGGGAGTCGACCCGCGCACCGATCCCGTGCTGCTGCGGGCCTACGAGACGGACAAGGCCGTCTACGAGGTCGTCTACGAGGCCCGCCACCGCCCCGACTGGCTCCCCGTACCGCTGTCCGCGATACACCGCCTCGCCGCACCCGACCTGCCTTGA
- a CDS encoding alpha-1,4-glucan--maltose-1-phosphate maltosyltransferase — protein sequence MPATHHSSAPPTPRTKATQAPEAPPEALTVRPAETATTVGTDTADTTDTGPSVTERPSADGHATAVGRIPVLDVRPLVQQGRRPAKAVAGETFQVSATVFREGHDAVAANVVLRDPDGNPGPWTPMRELAPGTDRWGADVTPDRTGRWTYTVQAWGDPVATWRHHARIKIPAGMDTELVLEEGARLYERAAAGVPKGPDRTVLPAAVDALRDETRPAASRLAAALTPEVEAVLGRHPLRDLVTASEPLPLLVERERALYGAWYEFFPRSEGTPERPHGTFRTAARRLPAIAAMGFDVVYLPPIHPIGTTFRKGRNNTLDPGPDDVGVPWAIGSPEGGHDAVHPDLGTLEDFARFVERARELGLEIALDFALQCSPDHPWVQKHPEWFHHRPDGTIAYAENPPKKYQDIYPIAFDADLDGLVAETQRVLRHWMSYGVRIFRVDNPHTKPVVFWERVIAEINRTDPDVIFLAEAFTRPAMMHTLGQIGFQQSYTYFTWRNTKQELTEYLTELSGEAASYMRPNLFANTPDILHAYLQHGGRPAFEVRAVLAATLSPTWGIYSGYELCENTPLKEGGEEYLDSEKYQLKPRDWAAAEREGRSLAPLVTRLNEIRRANPALHQLRDLHFHPTDKEAVIAYSKRSSKKSGSNTVLVVVNLDPHHTQEATVSLDMPQLGLDWHESVSVRDELTGETYHWGRANYVRLEPGTRPAHVLTVLRPSNPQIGGSPTP from the coding sequence ATGCCCGCCACGCACCACTCGTCAGCACCCCCGACACCCCGCACCAAGGCCACACAAGCCCCCGAAGCACCCCCGGAGGCGCTCACCGTGCGCCCCGCCGAAACCGCCACCACCGTCGGCACCGACACCGCCGACACCACCGACACCGGACCGTCCGTCACGGAGCGACCCTCCGCGGACGGCCACGCCACCGCCGTCGGGCGCATACCCGTCCTCGACGTCCGCCCGCTCGTCCAGCAGGGACGCCGTCCGGCCAAGGCCGTCGCCGGTGAGACGTTCCAGGTCTCGGCGACCGTGTTCCGGGAGGGACACGACGCCGTCGCCGCCAACGTCGTGCTGCGGGACCCGGACGGCAACCCCGGCCCGTGGACGCCGATGCGTGAACTCGCCCCCGGCACCGACCGCTGGGGCGCGGACGTCACGCCGGACAGGACCGGCCGCTGGACCTACACCGTTCAGGCGTGGGGGGATCCGGTCGCCACCTGGCGGCATCACGCCCGCATCAAGATCCCCGCGGGGATGGACACGGAGCTGGTCCTGGAGGAGGGCGCCCGGCTGTACGAGCGGGCGGCCGCCGGAGTACCAAAGGGGCCGGACCGGACCGTGCTGCCGGCCGCGGTCGACGCCCTGCGTGACGAGACCCGCCCGGCCGCCTCCCGGCTGGCGGCGGCGCTGACGCCGGAGGTCGAAGCCGTCCTCGGCCGCCATCCGCTGCGCGACCTGGTCACCGCCTCCGAGCCGCTGCCTCTGCTGGTGGAGCGCGAACGCGCCCTGTACGGCGCCTGGTACGAGTTCTTCCCCCGCTCCGAGGGGACTCCAGAGCGTCCGCACGGTACTTTCCGCACCGCCGCCCGCAGGCTCCCGGCCATCGCCGCGATGGGCTTCGACGTCGTCTACCTGCCGCCGATCCACCCGATCGGCACGACCTTCCGCAAGGGCCGCAACAACACGCTCGACCCCGGTCCGGACGACGTCGGCGTGCCCTGGGCGATCGGCTCGCCCGAAGGCGGCCACGACGCCGTCCACCCCGACCTGGGCACCCTCGAGGACTTCGCCCGGTTCGTGGAGCGGGCGCGCGAGCTCGGCCTGGAGATCGCCCTCGACTTCGCCCTCCAGTGCTCCCCCGACCACCCCTGGGTGCAAAAACACCCCGAGTGGTTCCATCACCGGCCGGACGGGACGATCGCATACGCCGAGAACCCGCCGAAGAAGTACCAGGACATCTACCCGATCGCCTTCGACGCCGATCTGGACGGCCTCGTCGCCGAGACCCAGCGCGTGCTGCGCCACTGGATGTCGTACGGAGTGCGGATCTTCCGCGTCGACAACCCGCACACCAAGCCGGTCGTGTTCTGGGAGCGGGTCATCGCGGAGATCAACCGCACCGACCCCGACGTGATCTTCCTCGCCGAGGCCTTCACCCGCCCCGCGATGATGCACACGCTCGGCCAGATCGGCTTCCAGCAGTCCTACACCTACTTCACCTGGCGCAACACGAAGCAGGAACTGACGGAGTACCTCACCGAACTCTCGGGGGAGGCCGCCTCCTACATGCGGCCCAATCTGTTCGCCAACACCCCCGACATCCTGCACGCCTACCTGCAGCACGGCGGCCGCCCCGCCTTCGAGGTCCGCGCCGTCCTCGCCGCCACCCTCTCCCCGACCTGGGGCATCTACAGCGGCTACGAACTCTGCGAGAACACACCGCTGAAGGAAGGCGGCGAGGAATACCTCGACTCGGAGAAATACCAGCTCAAACCCCGTGACTGGGCCGCGGCCGAACGCGAGGGCCGCAGCCTCGCCCCCCTCGTCACCCGGCTCAACGAGATCCGGCGGGCGAACCCGGCCCTGCACCAACTCCGCGATCTGCACTTCCATCCGACCGACAAGGAAGCGGTGATCGCCTACTCCAAGAGGAGCTCGAAGAAGAGCGGCTCGAACACGGTTCTGGTGGTCGTCAACCTCGACCCCCACCACACCCAGGAGGCGACGGTGTCGTTGGACATGCCGCAACTCGGCCTGGACTGGCACGAGTCGGTGTCGGTGCGCGATGAGCTCACCGGCGAGACCTACCACTGGGGCAGGGCCAACTACGTGCGCCTCGAACCGGGCACCCGGCCCGCGCACGTACTCACCGTCCTGCGACCGTCCAACCCGCAGATCGGAGGGTCACCCACACCATGA
- the treS gene encoding maltose alpha-D-glucosyltransferase: MIVNEPVPDTFEDTPAKDRDPEWFKRAVFYEVLVRSFQDSNGDGVGDLKGITAKLDYLQWLGVDCLWLPPFFKSPLRDGGYDVSDYTAVLPEFGDLADFVEFVDAAHQRGMRVIIDFVMNHTSDQHPWFQESRKDPDGPYGDYYMWADDDKQYGDARIIFVDTEVSNWTFDPVRKQYFFHRFFSHQPDLNYENPAVQEEMISALRFWLDLGIDGFRLDAVPYLYAQEGTNCENLPATHEFLKGVRKEIDAHYPDTVILAEANQWPEDVVDYFGDYASGGDECHMAFHFPVMPRIFMAVRRESRYPVSEILAKTPAIPANCQWGIFLRNHDELTLEMVTDEERDYMYAEYAKDPRMRANIGIRRRLAPLLDNDRNQIELFTALLLSLPGSPILYYGDEIGMGDNIWLGDRDAVRTPMQWTPDRNAGFSSCDPGRLSLPTIMDPVYGYQVTNVEASMSSPSSLLHWTRRMIEIRKQNPAFGLGTYTELQSSNPAVLAFLREFEDDLVLCVHNFSRFAQPTELDLSRFNGRYPVELFGGVRFPAVGDLPYLLTLAGHGFYWFRLRRDAA, encoded by the coding sequence ATGATCGTCAACGAGCCCGTTCCCGACACCTTCGAGGACACCCCCGCCAAGGACCGCGACCCCGAGTGGTTCAAACGCGCCGTGTTCTACGAGGTCCTCGTCCGCTCCTTCCAGGACAGCAACGGCGACGGCGTCGGCGACCTCAAGGGAATCACCGCCAAACTCGACTACCTGCAATGGCTCGGAGTCGACTGCCTCTGGCTCCCGCCCTTCTTCAAATCACCACTCCGTGACGGCGGATACGACGTATCCGACTACACCGCCGTCCTCCCCGAATTCGGCGACCTCGCCGACTTCGTGGAATTCGTCGACGCCGCCCACCAACGCGGCATGCGCGTCATCATCGACTTCGTGATGAACCACACCAGCGACCAGCACCCGTGGTTCCAGGAATCGAGAAAAGACCCCGACGGACCCTACGGCGACTACTACATGTGGGCCGACGACGACAAACAGTACGGCGACGCCCGCATCATCTTCGTCGACACCGAGGTCTCCAACTGGACCTTCGACCCCGTCCGCAAGCAGTACTTCTTCCACCGCTTCTTCTCCCACCAACCGGACCTCAACTACGAGAACCCGGCCGTGCAGGAGGAGATGATCTCCGCGCTGCGGTTCTGGCTGGACCTGGGCATCGACGGCTTCCGCCTCGACGCCGTGCCCTACCTGTACGCCCAGGAGGGCACGAACTGCGAGAACCTCCCGGCGACGCACGAGTTCCTCAAGGGGGTCCGCAAGGAGATCGACGCCCACTACCCGGACACGGTGATCCTCGCCGAGGCCAACCAGTGGCCCGAGGACGTCGTCGACTACTTCGGCGACTACGCCTCCGGCGGCGACGAATGCCACATGGCGTTCCACTTCCCCGTCATGCCCCGCATCTTCATGGCGGTACGCCGGGAATCCCGCTATCCGGTGTCGGAAATCCTCGCCAAGACCCCGGCGATTCCCGCCAACTGCCAGTGGGGCATCTTCCTGCGGAACCACGACGAGCTGACCCTCGAAATGGTCACCGACGAAGAGCGCGACTACATGTACGCGGAATACGCGAAAGACCCGCGGATGCGCGCCAACATCGGCATCCGCCGCCGGCTCGCCCCGCTCCTGGACAACGACCGCAACCAGATCGAGCTCTTCACCGCCCTGCTCCTGTCCCTCCCCGGCTCGCCGATCCTCTACTACGGCGACGAGATCGGCATGGGCGACAACATCTGGCTCGGCGACCGCGACGCCGTCCGCACCCCCATGCAGTGGACACCGGATCGCAACGCAGGTTTTTCGTCCTGTGACCCCGGACGGCTGTCCCTGCCGACCATCATGGACCCCGTCTACGGATACCAGGTCACCAACGTCGAGGCGTCGATGTCGTCGCCCTCGTCGCTGCTGCACTGGACCCGGCGGATGATCGAGATCCGGAAGCAGAACCCCGCCTTCGGCCTCGGGACGTACACCGAACTGCAGTCCTCCAACCCCGCCGTCCTCGCCTTCCTGCGCGAATTCGAGGACGACCTGGTGCTGTGCGTGCACAACTTCTCGCGCTTCGCACAGCCCACCGAGCTGGACCTGAGCCGGTTCAACGGGCGGTACCCGGTGGAGCTGTTCGGCGGGGTGCGCTTCCCGGCGGTCGGCGATCTGCCGTACCTGCTCACCCTCGCGGGCCACGGCTTCTACTGGTTCCGGCTGCGCCGCGACGCGGCCTAG
- the glgB gene encoding 1,4-alpha-glucan branching enzyme, which produces MTPPKKKAPKKAAQKATGKKSSKAKAAKARIEAAAEAKADHGDESKAGSVSPPEASAADRERLLQGTHHAPHSVLGAHPVPGGVVFRALRPYARSVTVLAGDLRAELHDDGDGFFSGLLPLTQVPAYRLLVAYEGTTVETEDAYRFLPTLGELDLHLIGEGRHEQLWTVLGAHPTTHQGVPGTGFSVWAPNARGVRLAGTFNFWDGTAYPMRSLGSSGVWELFVPGIGEGELYKFDITRPDGSHTLRADPLARRTEVPPATSSIVHASAYVWGDDEWLARRAKIPVHEAPFSVYEVHLASWRPGLTYRQLAEQLPAYVKDLGFTHVELMPVAEHPFGGSWGYQVTGFYAPTARLGTPDDFKYLVDALHRAGVGVLMDWVPAHFPRDDWALAEFDGRPLYEHEDPLRAAHPDWGTLEFDFGRREVRNFLVANASYWCEEFHIDGLRVDAVASMLYLDYSREPGQWTPNEHGGRENLDAVAFLQEMNATVYRRSPGVVTIAEESTAWDGVTRATDHPGPSGFGGLGFGLKWNMGWMHDSLEYMTHEPVHRRYHHHEMTFSMVYAYSENYVLPISHDEVVHGKRSLVSKMPGDWWQQRANLRAYLAFMWAHPGKQLLFMGQEFAQGAEWSEAHGPDWWLLDPAYGAEADHRGVRDLVRDLNGVYRATPALWQQDTDPAGFQWVVGDAAEDNVFAFLRYDAEGAPLLSVSNLSPVVRHDYRLGVPDDVPAWHEALNTDAAAYGGSGVGRPDPVKPEPQGWHGRPASIRLTLPPLATVWLRPA; this is translated from the coding sequence GTGACTCCCCCGAAGAAGAAGGCCCCCAAGAAGGCCGCGCAGAAGGCCACAGGGAAGAAGTCTTCCAAGGCCAAGGCAGCCAAGGCCCGGATCGAGGCCGCGGCCGAAGCGAAGGCCGACCACGGGGACGAGTCCAAGGCCGGGTCCGTCAGTCCGCCGGAGGCTTCCGCCGCCGACCGTGAGCGTCTGCTGCAGGGCACCCACCATGCCCCGCACTCGGTGCTCGGTGCGCACCCGGTGCCCGGCGGGGTCGTCTTCCGGGCGCTGCGCCCGTACGCGCGGTCCGTCACGGTGCTCGCGGGCGACCTGCGCGCCGAGCTCCACGACGACGGCGACGGCTTCTTCTCCGGCCTGCTGCCCCTCACACAGGTCCCGGCCTACCGGCTCCTCGTGGCGTACGAGGGCACGACCGTGGAGACCGAGGACGCCTACCGTTTCCTGCCCACGCTGGGCGAGCTGGACCTGCATCTGATCGGCGAGGGCCGGCACGAGCAGCTGTGGACGGTGCTCGGCGCGCACCCGACGACCCACCAGGGTGTGCCCGGCACGGGCTTCTCCGTGTGGGCGCCGAACGCGCGCGGGGTGCGGCTGGCCGGCACCTTCAACTTCTGGGACGGCACGGCGTATCCGATGCGCTCGCTCGGCTCGTCCGGAGTCTGGGAACTGTTCGTGCCCGGGATCGGCGAGGGCGAGCTGTACAAGTTCGACATCACCCGCCCCGACGGCTCGCACACCCTGCGCGCCGACCCGCTGGCCAGGCGTACGGAGGTCCCGCCGGCGACCTCGTCGATCGTGCACGCCTCGGCGTACGTGTGGGGCGACGACGAGTGGCTGGCGCGCCGGGCCAAGATACCCGTGCACGAGGCGCCGTTCTCCGTCTACGAGGTCCATCTCGCGTCCTGGCGGCCCGGCCTGACGTACCGTCAACTCGCCGAGCAGCTGCCCGCGTACGTCAAGGACCTGGGCTTCACCCACGTCGAGCTGATGCCGGTCGCCGAGCATCCCTTCGGCGGATCCTGGGGGTACCAGGTCACCGGTTTCTACGCGCCCACGGCCCGGCTCGGCACGCCGGACGACTTCAAGTACCTGGTGGACGCGCTGCACCGGGCCGGCGTCGGCGTCCTGATGGACTGGGTTCCGGCGCACTTCCCGCGCGACGACTGGGCGCTGGCCGAGTTCGACGGGCGTCCGCTGTACGAGCACGAGGACCCGCTGCGGGCCGCCCACCCCGACTGGGGGACGCTGGAGTTCGACTTCGGCCGCCGCGAGGTGCGCAACTTCCTGGTGGCCAACGCCAGTTACTGGTGCGAGGAGTTCCACATCGACGGCCTGCGGGTGGACGCCGTCGCCTCCATGCTCTACCTCGACTACTCACGCGAACCGGGGCAGTGGACCCCGAACGAGCACGGCGGCCGGGAGAACCTGGACGCGGTGGCCTTTCTGCAGGAGATGAACGCGACGGTCTACCGCCGCAGCCCCGGCGTCGTCACGATCGCGGAGGAGTCCACGGCCTGGGACGGCGTCACCCGGGCCACGGACCACCCGGGGCCGAGCGGTTTCGGCGGGCTCGGCTTCGGCCTGAAGTGGAACATGGGCTGGATGCACGACTCGCTGGAGTACATGACCCACGAGCCGGTGCACCGCCGCTACCACCACCACGAGATGACCTTCTCGATGGTGTACGCCTACAGCGAGAACTACGTCCTGCCCATCTCCCACGACGAGGTGGTGCACGGCAAGCGGTCGCTGGTGTCGAAGATGCCCGGCGACTGGTGGCAGCAGCGCGCGAACCTGCGGGCGTACCTGGCCTTCATGTGGGCCCACCCGGGCAAGCAACTCCTCTTCATGGGGCAGGAGTTCGCGCAGGGCGCGGAGTGGTCCGAGGCGCACGGCCCGGACTGGTGGCTGCTGGACCCGGCGTACGGCGCCGAGGCCGACCACCGGGGTGTCAGGGACCTGGTCCGCGACCTCAACGGCGTCTACCGGGCGACCCCGGCCCTGTGGCAGCAGGACACCGACCCGGCCGGTTTCCAGTGGGTGGTCGGGGACGCGGCCGAGGACAACGTCTTCGCCTTCCTGCGCTACGACGCCGAGGGCGCCCCGCTGCTTTCCGTCTCCAACCTCTCCCCCGTGGTCCGCCACGACTACCGCCTCGGCGTCCCCGACGACGTACCGGCCTGGCACGAGGCCCTCAACACCGACGCGGCGGCGTACGGCGGCAGCGGCGTCGGCCGCCCCGACCCGGTCAAGCCGGAGCCCCAGGGCTGGCACGGCCGCCCCGCGAGCATCCGCCTGACCTTGCCCCCACTGGCAACGGTGTGGCTGAGGCCGGCTTAG
- a CDS encoding S8 family peptidase — MARTRTRRLRRAGSLTAVATTVVLSAVTLPAHAAPEGKILGAGLPGSVGGSYLVTLRGDTPASSKAGRRLVGTYGARISHTYGTVLNGFAVEADERQARRLAADPHVASVVQDSRVTLDVVGKNPPSWGLDRVDQPSRPLDGNYRWPKSAGAGVTVYVIDTGIRITHDDFGGRASYGWDFVGGDRVAADGNGHGTHVAGTVAGASLGVAKKAKVVAVRVLDNAGAGTTAQAVAGIDWVTRHAHKPAVANLSLGGGYNAALDAAVRTSIRSGVTYTVAAGNVGQPAALYSPADVREAITVGATDRKDTRAGFSNYGSALDLFAPGVSITSASYTSDTGRVAHSGTSMASPHAAGAAALYLADHPKAMPAAVARALVAGAVSGKVSGRGAGSPNKLLQVPQSG; from the coding sequence ATGGCACGGACGCGCACACGGCGTCTGCGCCGGGCGGGGAGCCTGACCGCGGTCGCCACGACCGTGGTGCTGTCGGCCGTCACCCTGCCCGCGCACGCCGCACCGGAGGGGAAGATACTCGGCGCCGGTCTGCCCGGCTCCGTCGGCGGAAGCTACCTCGTGACGCTGAGGGGGGACACGCCCGCGTCGTCGAAGGCCGGGCGACGCCTCGTCGGGACGTACGGGGCGAGAATCAGCCATACCTACGGCACGGTCCTCAACGGGTTCGCCGTCGAGGCCGACGAGAGACAGGCCCGGCGGCTCGCGGCCGACCCGCACGTGGCGTCCGTCGTCCAGGACAGCCGCGTGACGCTGGACGTCGTCGGGAAGAACCCGCCGTCCTGGGGGCTGGACCGCGTCGACCAGCCGAGCCGGCCGTTGGACGGCAACTACCGCTGGCCGAAGTCCGCGGGCGCCGGTGTCACGGTGTACGTGATCGACACCGGCATCCGGATCACGCACGACGACTTCGGCGGCCGGGCGAGCTACGGCTGGGACTTCGTCGGCGGTGACCGTGTCGCCGCCGACGGCAACGGACACGGCACGCACGTCGCCGGCACCGTCGCGGGCGCGTCCCTCGGCGTCGCCAAGAAGGCCAAGGTGGTGGCCGTACGGGTGCTCGACAACGCCGGTGCGGGCACCACCGCGCAGGCCGTCGCGGGCATCGACTGGGTCACCCGGCACGCGCACAAGCCCGCGGTCGCCAACCTCAGCCTGGGCGGCGGGTACAACGCGGCGCTGGACGCCGCCGTGCGCACCTCCATCCGGTCCGGCGTCACCTACACCGTCGCCGCGGGCAACGTGGGGCAGCCGGCCGCCCTGTACTCCCCCGCCGACGTACGGGAGGCCATCACGGTCGGCGCGACCGACCGCAAGGACACCAGGGCGGGCTTCTCCAACTACGGTTCGGCCCTCGACCTGTTCGCGCCGGGCGTGTCGATCACCTCCGCGTCGTACACGAGCGACACCGGCCGCGTGGCCCACTCCGGTACGTCGATGGCGTCGCCGCACGCGGCGGGCGCGGCCGCGCTCTATCTCGCCGACCACCCGAAAGCCATGCCCGCGGCGGTCGCGAGGGCGTTGGTCGCGGGGGCGGTGAGCGGCAAGGTGTCCGGCCGGGGGGCCGGTTCGCCGAACAAACTCCTACAGGTCCCACAGTCCGGGTAA